A segment of the Microscilla marina ATCC 23134 genome:
CCAACAAGCCGAAAAAATGGAGTTACCCGCCCATCAAATAAGTGTACAAAAAGCCGAACGAAAGCAAGTACCAGGGCTGCTTGCCCAAAGTGACGTCTCTATATTTTTTATCAAACCCTATTATTCTAAAAAAGCTTCATCGGCAACCAAAATGGGCGAAATTTTGGCAATGGGTATTCCTATTATTGCCAATGCCAATGTAGGCGATCATGATTTCTTATTTGAAAAATACTCTTGTGGTGTTTTGGTCGATGGATTTGACGAGGCTTTGCTCGATAAGGCAGTTGCGCAAATAAAAGAGATGCAGCGCATTGCCCCACAAGATTTAAGAAATGTGGCCATAGAATATTATAGTTTGAAAAAGGGAGTAAATTTGTATGCTAAAGTATATGAGCAAGTGAAATAAACCATTGGACAATGAGCGAGCATATGGCAAAAGAAATTACACTTTTGAACCCTTACAATCAGCAGCCTCTAGAGGTGGCAAATGATAAATTGATAGATGCCAAAGGCAAAGAGTTTGAAAAGGTGGCAGGTGCTTACCGCTTGGTGCAAGACGATAACTATACCGAAAACTTTGGGTTTCAGTGGAATAAATTTACCAAAACTCAGATTGACCGCTTTTCGGAGCAATCTTCGCAAAGCAAGACCCGTTTTTTTGCGGTAACCGAATGGGATAAAAAAGACCTGAGCGGAGAAAATGTGTTGGAGGTGGGCTCTGGTGCAGGACGTTTTTCGCAAGTGGTGCTCGACGAAACCAAAGCGAATTTGTACAGTGTAGACTACTCAAATGCGGTAGAGGCTAACTTTAAAAACAACGGACATCACCAAGACCGTTTGCAGCTTTTTCAGGCAAGTATCTATGAGTTGCCCTTTGCTCCCGCCAGCTTCGACCGGGTGTTTTGTTTTGGGGTGCTACAGCATACGCCCGACGTTAAAAAATCGGTGCAAAGCCTTGCCCAAATGGTAAAACCAGGCGGCGAATTATTGGTTGACTTTTACCCGATCAGGGGTTGGTGGACGAAGGTTCACGCCAAGTATATTTTTCGTCCCTGGACCAAGCGCATGTCGCACGAAAAGCTACTATGTCGCATTGAAAAAAACGCAAACTGGATGATTCGCCTGTCTCAGTTTTTTAACAAAATAGGCATAGGCAAACTTACCAATCGATTTATCCCTATTTGTGACATTAAAAATACCTTGCCCCCTGACCTTACCAAAGAACAGCTCAAAGAATGGGTAATATTGGATACATTTGATATGTTTTCGCCCGAATACGACCAGCCCCAAAGGGTAGAAACGGTTCGACAGTGGTTTGAAGAGTTTGGCATCAAGGTAGACTTTGCGGGTACGATCAACTTTGAAGGGAATAATTTGGTGACTGCAGTCAAGGGAATCAAGAAGGGGTAATCACTTATAGTTCATAGCACCCGTAGGGGCAAGCTTCAAGCAAGTCCTTAGATACCGATGAATATCGGCGCTATTCC
Coding sequences within it:
- a CDS encoding class I SAM-dependent methyltransferase, with product MSEHMAKEITLLNPYNQQPLEVANDKLIDAKGKEFEKVAGAYRLVQDDNYTENFGFQWNKFTKTQIDRFSEQSSQSKTRFFAVTEWDKKDLSGENVLEVGSGAGRFSQVVLDETKANLYSVDYSNAVEANFKNNGHHQDRLQLFQASIYELPFAPASFDRVFCFGVLQHTPDVKKSVQSLAQMVKPGGELLVDFYPIRGWWTKVHAKYIFRPWTKRMSHEKLLCRIEKNANWMIRLSQFFNKIGIGKLTNRFIPICDIKNTLPPDLTKEQLKEWVILDTFDMFSPEYDQPQRVETVRQWFEEFGIKVDFAGTINFEGNNLVTAVKGIKKG